Genomic DNA from Puntigrus tetrazona isolate hp1 chromosome 6, ASM1883169v1, whole genome shotgun sequence:
TACTGTATGAAAGATATTTTACTCCGATATCAGTAATTACCATATGTGCTGTTCTTTTCTTTACTTCTGCTTTCATTCactcaaataaaaatctgtgaCTATAAACTCATCTCCATACGATCCAAGACTGTAATTTAGGCTGTTATTCAGTCATAACATTTCTGTTTGtccttgttattattatcagcaCTGTTTTTAGCGACCGAATATGATGCACCATCTAAGTGAAGAACAGTTCAACTAtcagtaaatatgttttgatCTGTTCCTCACAAAGCATTAGAGAATTATTTTTGTTccaggtgattttttttattatatcaacatcaataaaaatgacaactaTTTTCTTTTACGTTAGTAGCTCTCTGCCACCTTTACAACCAAAATGAACTGATTTCTCAGAACATGGTGGTGGATTCAGTCTTGATAGAGGTTGCCCTCATGTCATATAGTCTAGTGTTTCAATatctttttgaaaaatgtatgtttatgtcTGACCAACCACCTCTGCCTCCTTCCCCTCTCTTACTGCAAGAAATCAGTGTGCTGAAAGAAATGCTGTTCTAtaaccaaaaaacatttagtcCTTTACGACCTTTTTTAATGAGAAGTCCATAAGACTATAATACTACAGCTTCTTGTGATTGTAATGGCACATCcgaggaaaaagaaaagtaaatttGCAAATCAGGGATGGATATCCATATTagttaactattttttttctctctgtcatgGAGAAAATAAAGACACTGGTTTGAACTGAAATGGTTTTGAGCACAAAGTATTTTAAGAAACGGTTTTATGTGTGAATTGCATGTATAGATAAATATTCTTTTCCTTGTTTCCAATAAAAGAAATGTTCCATAGTACTGTAAACGACAACATAAATAGTATATGGGTACATCTATGAagatttttcagcttttttttttcttttcattaaaaataaatcatactttttgctttaaaatataagcTCCCTGTCATGCTTTTTAAGTGGTTGTGGAAATTTTGTATATAATCTGTGACTGATTATATTTTATCAAGTTCAATGGCTTCTGTATGAACTATCTAACAGCTTCAAATACTTTGGCAAATTGAACCCACTAAGGATTTTCAGAGCACTATATAACAtagatattctaattatatggccagtacatatatacatactccCCTCTCCTATCAGCCAATCACTGTGTGAATAGTTTGTGACATCATCCATACATTTCCAAAAGGTACACCTTTGCACATATTAGGTTTAAATACGCACACTTTATGTACTAAtgtgtacctttaaggtaccagaATAGACCCTTTATGTACCagcatgtaccttttgaaaaagtaCTGCCCCAGCTTTTGTAACCTTTTTACTAAGAGTGTACAATAGGCCTTTTGAACAGGAAATGGAGTAATGTCGATGAGTACTATGCGTTGTTTGTAAGATTGTGCTTTTGTGTATGATTTGGAACTATTTATTGATATCTCCGTGTGCACAGCGAGACCACAGATTTTCAGCTGACActaaagttttaaagaaaaacttttaaataaattttgacATGCTCTTCCAAGATTGGAATTgtctcaaaaaacaaacaattgtcTTTCTTATGAATGCATACTTTAGATTCCATGGTCTGAAAGCTATCTGCTTCCTCGTTTCTCTCCATATAAATACAAGAGCAACCCGCAGTTTGTCAACAAAACATCAAAGCAGAAGACCGTTTCAGTTCTGTGCGAGCTGTTTGAAGCACGTGTAAGGCAGACAGAGATGTTCTTCAGGAGGCGCTCTGTATTCACAGGATTTACTCTGAAGCCTTACACGGGAATAAAGGGATCCTGAACTCAATACATAGTCTTATCACCGCTCTTATCAGACCAATATAAATTCAGTGTATATAAAGGGATGTTTATGAGCACGGATGAATTATTCAAGCCACGCTTTGTGATTTCAGAAAGTCAGCATGCAAACGGGGTAATGAGCCATACAAATGCTCTCAAAGTCCTGGACAAGCACCCTGATGGAAACACCTGGCTGGGtgcggatggatggatggatggatggagtcACTCAGTGGCTGGCGAGTGGCCTGTCTTCTATCAACCAGCATTGAGGGTGCTACAGGTATCATCAAATCCCATTACAAAGCAGGTCCTAGACAACGCTATGGGAGAGGAATCTAAAAACCCTAAATAACAATTAGTTTAAATAGGCATTATGCATCGGTGCAATTACTATCAAATTCCACAAATTTTCCactcaaattcaaatttgaaaCTGTCCGTTTGATGCTTCATATTAAAGATAAGCCCATTAGGATTATTAACATCCATGTAATTGTATCaggttttaaaaaacacagacataaaaCTTTATGCATTCGTTTACACTTATGTTTCCTTTAAACAATTGTGAATGCTTGCTTTTGAAGATGCTTGTTAATGAGTTACATACTTTAAAGTGTCCAGAGTGATATTCAGCTCTAGGGCATTACCCAGAGAATGAAGCAATAGTTAAGCAAATTATATTGCTGCATTATAACCCGCATAAAGCAAAACAGCTGGGATAAGCATGTTTTGTGACATATGGTTCCCTGGACGATCGATTTTCAAATCCTTAGTGCCATAGTAACTTAATAAACATAGTACAAAGTACAAATATGACAATGATTTCACCtgcctttatttatatacatttgttcTGCAGAATATCCCATCAatccataaaacaaaatgatccAATTTATAATTCAAGTAACCCTTAACTCACCAATCAACCAAATAAAagatttgttaaataataaaccaataaaaacacGCTGAACTATATTTTTCTTGTTCTCATCTCTTCAAGGCTCGGCGAGGATCCCGTCCATTGGTGATGGAGACTGTGGGTTTTGATCCCTGTCCTCCACCCGCAGGAGCACCGCCACTGTTATAATGACTGCGGTTCAAATGACGTCCACCGCCACCAAAGGAGATCTCTCGGGGAACATGGGAAGGGGAATACACGGCAGAGCCATTTGCTGTGAGAGGTAGAGAGGATAGTCCATATTAGTATGACTTCTGTGCAGATTCTTTTGCtgtactttattatttacataacagaatatatttacataattgcaattatttaaaattttagaaCTTACAGTTCTTCTGTGCTTTGCTTTTCATTACCATTGAATTATTCAAGCATTTTCTAGTCATTtgtgattagttttttttttttttttttaatttacattttttacaaatttatatttactcACAAAGAGCAATTTCTACATggtaaattattttagaaagattcttgaataaaaaaaaaaagacaacaaattaaaataaataataaatggaacaaattaaaatatgaagcaCAAAAccttgtgtatttgtatattatttttaaaccatcTTGAAAGTATGCCGAGGCCCCCAGGCAGTGAACCATTGGATTACTGGGATAGTAACAGATCTGTTCAATTAAACATCATGATCTGCAACAAAATTGCCTTTGCCAAACAAAACTCCACCTGTAGGTCCAGCAGGTGGCCCAGGATTCGATATACTAGGAGTGCTGCCATGAGCGTCTGTTTTTACCTGCTAAAAGAGATAAAATACACCCATTATGTGCACATACTGCTCGTGCCCTTTCAGCGGTGTTGTGCTCTCACGTGGGTGTTGTTGATTTGGTTGATTTTTGCCAGCACTTCTGGGTTGGGCTCGCTGAAATTTGGCACCTCTGAGAAAATCATACAAAACCTTCAATAGATGCACGAAAGATAGTTAGTGTTAGTGTTGTCGGTTTGGTGTCAGAGAACTTAAGATCAGTCATCTGACTCACTCTCCAATCTTCTGAAGGTCACCAGTTCTCCCAATATACAGTGTAAGACAGCCTTTGAAGAGAGATGCATATctgaaatcaaatatttacaccAACAAGATAATGAAGAACAAATCAAAACCTTATTAAGGACTGATACTATTATcggtataaataataatataaatcaataataaaatgtcaccaaaaaaaacaattttgttgATGCAGAACAAAAAGTTTGCATCTTAACGTGAAACGTAGCTTACAGAGCTCAGTTACAAGTGgcgggaaaaataaataaataaataaatatatctatctatatatatatatatatatatatatatatatatatatatatatatatatatatatatatatatatatatatatatatctatatatatatatatatatatatatatatatatatatatatatatatatatatatatatatatatatatatatatatataaaagattgcGTGTGAACCAAAGACATTCATACGGACTTGGAAGTTCTTTTGCTTTAAATAGGTTGGGTAACTTGATAAAACAGCAGTGTCAGAGAATGATATATTTCCAAAATTGGGTATTTACTGCTGTgggagtgttttttttgtatgactctgtatgtgtaaataaagaaattgcTGTATGTGCTGTTGCATAGATACACAAGAATGAACAATGCATGTTTGTGGAAGTCTATATGTATCATATGTGGGTGTATGCATGTGCAACATTACATTGATTACAGTGTCAATAcagtgcctttttttattttattttatatttgctggCATATGGGTTGGGAAATTGTTCTCTAAAGGTTTAactcaaactaaaatatacaaataaataaataaacagtcacCCTCGATTGAGTCGGATGATGTCTCCTGTTTGTATCAGGCTGCCCACCTCGTCCCACACTGATATTGTAATACTTCCGGTCCTGTCAGCTACTTTACACGAACGCACTTCATGTCCATCCTTCGTCTTAGACACTCGACCTGAAACATTTTGTTCAAGAAACAGCAATAAAACGCACGTGAAATGTGAATCAGTTGGCTCGGGGAATCAGATGTCGAGCTCGTGAATCGGTTCTTTGAACTCAGTGGTTCGACGCAGAAGTAGTGCCAGCTTATACTACGCCTTTAAAGTATGTGCTCTTTTGCTGAAGAAAAAGTATGCACTTTTGAGTGTGTAGCGGTAGATTAGGTAAGCTTTGGGACATACTAACACGCCTATCGTACCGGTTACACACACCCTGTGACTGTAAACTGACACGTCAATCATCTTATCACCGTTAACATCCtccacttttaattttatttaactttctaCAGTATCAAAGAGAAAAGAAGTAGCCAGCTCACCTCCCAGTCGCGGATCTTTCGTGCAGAGAACTGCtcttattttctatataattatttatttaaaagataacGGGAAAATAGTGTTTATAAAAGTTCAAATTTCTGTTGCACATGAAATATAACACggataacaataaataattctaataataactCTAATCACTTTTTGTAAACCTAACCTCTGGTCAAGCACGTTTGTAGTTTTTCTAAGGCGCAGAAAAggtcaaaaattaaaaatacccGCTTCGTTcacgggtttttttttctcacctctttttttgtttccgCTTCGAACAACACATGCATCAAGGTTTGTATGAGATTTATTTGCCtgataaatacttaaaaatgtttgtcaGCAAACTGGTCGATTTTagaatgaaaacatttctaaactTATTTTAGAAATGAGCACA
This window encodes:
- the nabp1b gene encoding nucleic acid binding protein 1b isoform X2 — its product is MANVSNENVCLIKDLKPGLKNLNLVFIVLETGRVSKTKDGHEVRSCKVADRTGSITISVWDEVGSLIQTGDIIRLNRGYASLFKGCLTLYIGRTGDLQKIGEFCMIFSEVPNFSEPNPEVLAKINQINNTHVKTDAHGSTPSISNPGPPAGPTANGSAVYSPSHVPREISFGGGGRHLNRSHYNSGGAPAGGGQGSKPTVSITNGRDPRRALKR
- the nabp1b gene encoding nucleic acid binding protein 1b isoform X1 → MANVSNENVCLIKDLKPGLKNLNLVFIVLETGRVSKTKDGHEVRSCKVADRTGSITISVWDEVGSLIQTGDIIRLNRGYASLFKGCLTLYIGRTGDLQKIGEFCMIFSEVPNFSEPNPEVLAKINQINNTHQVKTDAHGSTPSISNPGPPAGPTANGSAVYSPSHVPREISFGGGGRHLNRSHYNSGGAPAGGGQGSKPTVSITNGRDPRRALKR